The Populus trichocarpa isolate Nisqually-1 chromosome 2, P.trichocarpa_v4.1, whole genome shotgun sequence genome has a window encoding:
- the LOC7480008 gene encoding protein LONGIFOLIA 1 produces the protein MMGIVQEQNMEKHIEKQMGCMAGFLQIFDRHQIITGKRLYATRRLPSSMGVDSTPKSEKSMGSPAISRELEKSQQTRSMPSPDRFKQSPVTEIRPPAAPESPIPVEIQSKSHLTPPVFELKDGPKSSWRSCKEAPRLSLDSRATFDAKGSLKPREIRTNAAILSVNGCENNVEQADYNDKQRRSPSVIARLMGLEPLHDADPEQVKKPELRRSASESRASRELFQYRFIDGVNFQLKQTQQQNKQSNVSSKGAKDQKLNGRTVDPKAYNVVRNARAEPARAQHRGIGQRKSFFDSADFFPEPKQTVSIYGEIEKRLRMRGIDEPSKDLETLKHILEALQLKGLLHSNKPANQINQRNFVYEESPIVLMKPAKSLASMNMPAGRIINDSPLSSFRPRSGVRRDPNYAETLPAMSPRRERPEIEKNARGQVRGRNLSSPMGNESSSRRRPLSVETQKRVSNDSVEQRRVSPVQSPKIISRKTGLDQTTTRALRRKPTVEIYHKDDKSFVLADDDLSAFSESSVSTSSHADMERSKLEDYNEGRNLLERCDKLLHSIAEITASELQPSPVSVLDSSFYKEESSPSPVMKRTVDFKDQLEEVEVEDDIWSTTISTAESNSDDSDLMYISDILRASNYLPEDSDIFLLLEKQQYLKGKDTSKVSTLQRKLVFDTITEILNSRRHLPPWKAISLTNPESGPISLQQIWSEFQRIRERDASDDLFEVICGVLRKDLAGDTINGWGDCPIEMSEAVLDIERLVFKDLIGETIRDLAAFGRKGKCNQGDPLPRRKLVF, from the exons atgatgggAATAGTGCAAGAGCAGAACATGGAGAAGCACATAGAGAAGCAAATGGGTTGCATGGCAGGCTTCCTACAGATCTTTGATCGTCACCAGATTATCACTGGAAAGCGCCTCTATGCCACCAGACGTCTCCCTTCATCTATG GGTGTTGATTCTACTCCGAAGTCAGAGAAGTCAATGGGATCACCAGCGATATCAAGAGAATTGGAGAAATCGCAGCAAACAAGATCAATGCCTTCTCCAGACAGGTTTAAGCAATCTCCGGTAACGGAGATCCGGCCGCCGGCAGCACCGGAGTCTCCAATACCGGTTGAGATTCAATCAAAATCGCATCTTACTCCTCCTgtatttgaattgaaagacGGCCCGAAATCATCCTGGAGATCCTGCAAAGAAGCTCCAAGACTGTCTCTCGATAGCAGAGCAACTTTTGATGCGAAAGGAAGCCTTAAACCGAGAGAGATCCGTACCAATGCTGCAATTTTGTCAGTCAATGGTTGCGAAAACAACGTAGAGCAAGCAGACTACAATGACAAGCAACGCCGATCACCAAGTGTAATTGCGAGGCTCATGGGGCTTGAGCCATTGCACGACGCGGATCCTGAACAGGTGAAGAAACCTGAACTGAGAAGATCTGCTTCGGAGTCTAGAGCCTCCAGAGAGCTGTTTCAGTATCGATTCATTGATGGAGTCAATTTTCAGTTAAAGCAAACACAGCAGCAAAACAAACAAAGCAATGTTTCAAGCAAAGGAGCTAAAGATCAGAAACTAAATGGCAGAACAGTAGATCCAAAAGCGTACAATGTGGTGCGGAATGCGAGAGCTGAACCAGCTAGAGCTCAACACAGAGGGATTGGACAGAGGAAGAGCTTCTTTGATTCAGCTGATTTCTTTCCCGAGCCAAAACAGACAGTTTCTATATATGGTGAGATTGAGAAGAGGCTGAGAATGAGAGGAATCGATGAGCCATCGAAAGATCTCGAAACCCTCAAGCATATCCTTGAAGCTCTGCAACTCAAAGGCCTTCTACATTCCAACAAGCCAgcaaatcaaattaatcaaagaaACTTCGTTTACGAAGAATCTCCGATCGTCCTAATGAAGCCAGCAAAATCACTAGCTTCAATGAACATGCCAGCTGGAAGAATCATCAACGACTCGCCTCTTTCAAGTTTTAGACCAAGATCTGGTGTTCGTCGAGATCCAAACTATGCTGAGACATTGCCGGCAATGAGCCCCAGGCGCGAGCGTCCAGAGATTGAAAAGAATGCAAGGGGGCAAGTCAGAGGTAGGAATTTGAGTTCGCCAATGGGAAACGAGAGTAGCAGTAGAAGGAGACCTTTGAGTGTTGAAACGCAGAAGAGAGTTAGCAATGATTCAGTCGAGCAAAGAAGAGTGTCTCCGGTTCAATCTCCTAAAATCATTTCGAGAAAAACTGGGTTAGATCAGACGACAACTCGGGCACTTAGAAGAAAACCAACGGTTGAGATTTATCACAAGGATGACAAATCATTTGTCCTTGCAGACGATGACTTGTCCGCTTTTTCCGAGAGTAGTGTCAGCACCTCTTCTCACGCTGATATGGAG AGGTCGAAATTAGAGGATTATAACGAAGGGAGAAATCTATTAGAGAGGTGCGATAAGCTGCTCCACAGCATAGCGGAGATAACTGCCAGCGAGTTGCAACCTAGTCCGGTATCAGTGCTCGACTCGTCCTTTTACAAGGAGGAATCTTCTCCTTCACCTGTAATGAAACGGACCGTTGATTTCAAAG ATCAATTAGAAGAAGTAGAGGTAGAGGATGATATTTGGAGCACAACAATCTCAACTGCTGAGTCAAATTCCGATGACTCTGACCTTATGTACATTTCTGATATCCTCCGAGCTTCGAATTATTTGCCTGAGGACTCCGATATATTCCTGCTGCTAGAGAAGCAGCAATATCTTAAAGGGAAGGACACTTCCAAAGTGTCAACACTCCAAAGAAAGCTTGTTTTTGACACAATCACGGAAATTCTGAATAGCAGGAGACATTTGCCTCCTTGGAAGGCTATTAGTTTGACGAATCCTGAGAGTGGACCAATTTCATTGCAACAAATCTGGTCAGAATTTCAAAGAATTCGGGAGAGGGACGCATCAGATGACTTGTTTGAAGTGATATGTGGAGTGCTTAGAAAGGACCTGGCAGGTGATACCATTAATGGATGGGGAGATTGCCCAATTGAGATGTCTGAAGCTGTTTTAGATATTGAGAGACTGGTATTCAAGGATTTAATTGGCGAAACCATCCGAGATCTCGCTGCTTTTGGCCGGAAGGGAAAATGCAATCAAGGAGACCCCTTGCCTCGAAGGAAATTGGTATTCTGA